A window from Bufo bufo chromosome 1, aBufBuf1.1, whole genome shotgun sequence encodes these proteins:
- the TMEM127 gene encoding transmembrane protein 127 → MFAPGGSGGSSMPRRRGHGAHSLPKQPERSLASALPGALSITALCTALAEPAWLHIHGGTCKRQELGVADVLGTEDPELLTKFCMNHQTILLLRVIAGFCFLGIACSMTAFLLDVFGPKHPALKITRRYAFAHILTVLQCATVIGFCYWASELILALQQQHKQYHGSQVYVTFAVSFYLVAGAGGASILATAANLLRHYPSEEEEQALELLSEMEADSYPSEYDVMNPFQPPPAYTP, encoded by the exons ATGTTTGCTCCCGGCGGGTCCGGTGGTTCTTCTATGCCGAGGAGACGAGGTCACGGGGCTCACTCTTTGCCCAAGCAACCAGAAAGAAGCCTGGCATCAGCCCTGCCCGGTGCGTTGTCCATCACAGCCCTGTGCACTGCTCTAGCAGAACCTGCCTGGCTACATATCCATGGGGGAACGTGCAAACGCCAGGAGCTGGGGGTGGCAGATGTCCTGGGAACGGAGGATCCGGAGCTGCTGACAA AGTTCTGTATGAACCACCAGACGATCCTCCTCCTCCGAGTCATCGCGGGCTTCTGCTTCCTGGGTATCGCCTGCAGTATGACCGCCTTCCTGCTCGATGTCTTCGGCCCCAAACATCCTGCTCTCAAAATCACAAGGCGCTACGCCTTTGCCCACATACTCACAG TTCTGCAATGTGCTACGGTTATTGGTTTCTGCTACTGGGCCTCGGAGCTCATACTCGCACTCCAGCAGCAGCACAAACAGTATCACGGCTCCCAAGTCTACGTCACCTTCGCTGTTAGTTTCTACTTGGTGGCCGGGGCAGGGGGAGCATCCATCCTCGCCACCGCTGCCAACCTCCTACGCCATTATCCTTCTGAAGAAGAGGAGCAGGCCCTGGAGTTGCTGTCAGAGATGGAAGCTGACTCTTACCCTTCCGAGTATGACGTCATGAATCCTTTCCAACCCCCGCCCGCTTACACACCATAG